In one window of Solanum pennellii chromosome 2, SPENNV200 DNA:
- the LOC107011402 gene encoding histidinol dehydrogenase, chloroplastic isoform X1 encodes MDCNILSLSRSCSLASNLRAIPTRNTVFYRKYSYLPAGLIRKSIRCSMKSYKLSELTTSEVDSLKARPRIDFSSIFGTVQPIVDDVRNRGDAAVKDYTSRFDKVVLDKIVEDVSELPDPELDSSVREAFDVAYNNIYAFHAAQKPVEKVVENMHGVRCKRVARSIASVGLYVPGGTAVLPSTALMLSVPAQIAGCKTVVLATPPSRDGSICKEVLYCAKKAGVTHILKAGGAQAISAMAWGTESCPKVEKIYGPGNQYVTAAKMILQNSEAMVSIDMPAGPSEVLVIADKHSSPVHVAADLLSQAEHGPDSQVVLVIAGDGVDLNAIQEEIMKQCQALPRGEFALKALSHSFTVLARDMLEAISFSNMYAPEHLIINVDEAEKWENLIENAGSVFMGKWTPESVGDYASGTNHVLPTYGYARMYGGVSLDSFLKYITVQSLTEEGLRNLGPYVEKMAEVEGLDAHKRAVTLRLQDIEARQVSHSR; translated from the exons ATGGACTGCAACATTCTATCATTGAGTAGGTCCTGTAGCTTGGCTAGTAATCTTCGGGCAATTCCTACACGCAATACTGTATTTTATCGGAAATATTCTTATCTACCTGCAG GGTTAATTCGTAAGTCAATTAGGTGCTCAATGAAGTCGTATAAGTTATCGGAGCTTACAACCTCTGAGGTTGACAGCCTCAAGGCTCGTCCTCGCATTGATTTCTCCTCCATTTTCGGCACA GTTCAACCCATTGTTGATGATGTTCGTAATAGAGGTGATGCTGCAGTTAAAGA TTACACATCGCGGTTTGACAAAGTTGTACTGGATAAGATAGTTGAAGATGTCAGTGAGCTTCCAGATCCCGAG CTCGATTCATCTGTTCGAGAAGCATTTGATGTGGCATATAACAACATATATGCCTTTCATGCTGCTCAAAAGCCTGTTGAGAAAGTTGTTGAGAACATGCAT GGGGTCAGATGTAAACGTGTCGCTAGGAGCATTGCCTCTGTAGGGCTTTATGTTCCTGGTGGAACTGCTGTTTTACCTTCTACAGCTCTGATGCTTTCAGTT CCAGCACAAATTGCTGGATGTAAAACAGTTGTACTTGCAACTCCACCTTCTAGGGATGGCAGCATTTGCAAG GAAGTGCTTTATTGTGCCAAAAAAGCGGGTGTGACCCACATCCTTAAAGCTGGAGGTGCTCAG GCAATTTCTGCAATGGCCTGGGGCACTGAATCATGCCCAAAG GTTGAGAAGATATATGGGCCTGGAAACCAGTATGTCACTGCTGCAAAAATGATCCTGCAG AACAGCGAAGCGATGGTTTCAATTGACATGCCTGCTGGGCCTTCTGAAGTCCTTGTTATAGCTGACAAGCATTCCAGTCCCGTCCATGTGGCAGCAGATTTACTTTCACAG GCGGAGCATGGGCCAGATAGCCAAGTCGTACTGGTTATTGCTGGGGATGGTGTTGATCTAAATGCCATTCAAGAGGAAATCATGAAGCAATGTCAAGCACTTCCAAGGGGAGAATTTGCACTTAAGGCACTAAGCCACAGCTTCACTGTGTTAGCACGGGATATGCTGGAG GCAATTTCCTTCTCAAACATGTATGCACCTGAGCATCTGATAATCAATGTGGATGAAGCTGAGAAGTGGGAAAATTTGATTGAGAATGCAG GTTCTGTATTTATGGGAAAGTGGACACCTGAGAGTGTAGGAGATTACGCAAGTGGAACTAACCATGTTCTTCCAACTTATGGGTATGCACGGATGTATGGTGGGGTCTCTTTGGACTCTTTCTTGAAGTACATCACTGTGCAGTCTTTGACAGAAGAAGGGCTGAGGAATCTTGGTCCTTACGTAGAGAAAATGGCCGAAGTTGAGGGTCTGGATGCCCACAAGAGGGCTGTAACCCTCAGACTACAGGACATAGAAGCGAGACAAGTATCACACTCAAGGTGA
- the LOC107011402 gene encoding histidinol dehydrogenase, chloroplastic isoform X2, whose protein sequence is MKSYKLSELTTSEVDSLKARPRIDFSSIFGTVQPIVDDVRNRGDAAVKDYTSRFDKVVLDKIVEDVSELPDPELDSSVREAFDVAYNNIYAFHAAQKPVEKVVENMHGVRCKRVARSIASVGLYVPGGTAVLPSTALMLSVPAQIAGCKTVVLATPPSRDGSICKEVLYCAKKAGVTHILKAGGAQAISAMAWGTESCPKVEKIYGPGNQYVTAAKMILQNSEAMVSIDMPAGPSEVLVIADKHSSPVHVAADLLSQAEHGPDSQVVLVIAGDGVDLNAIQEEIMKQCQALPRGEFALKALSHSFTVLARDMLEAISFSNMYAPEHLIINVDEAEKWENLIENAGSVFMGKWTPESVGDYASGTNHVLPTYGYARMYGGVSLDSFLKYITVQSLTEEGLRNLGPYVEKMAEVEGLDAHKRAVTLRLQDIEARQVSHSR, encoded by the exons ATGAAGTCGTATAAGTTATCGGAGCTTACAACCTCTGAGGTTGACAGCCTCAAGGCTCGTCCTCGCATTGATTTCTCCTCCATTTTCGGCACA GTTCAACCCATTGTTGATGATGTTCGTAATAGAGGTGATGCTGCAGTTAAAGA TTACACATCGCGGTTTGACAAAGTTGTACTGGATAAGATAGTTGAAGATGTCAGTGAGCTTCCAGATCCCGAG CTCGATTCATCTGTTCGAGAAGCATTTGATGTGGCATATAACAACATATATGCCTTTCATGCTGCTCAAAAGCCTGTTGAGAAAGTTGTTGAGAACATGCAT GGGGTCAGATGTAAACGTGTCGCTAGGAGCATTGCCTCTGTAGGGCTTTATGTTCCTGGTGGAACTGCTGTTTTACCTTCTACAGCTCTGATGCTTTCAGTT CCAGCACAAATTGCTGGATGTAAAACAGTTGTACTTGCAACTCCACCTTCTAGGGATGGCAGCATTTGCAAG GAAGTGCTTTATTGTGCCAAAAAAGCGGGTGTGACCCACATCCTTAAAGCTGGAGGTGCTCAG GCAATTTCTGCAATGGCCTGGGGCACTGAATCATGCCCAAAG GTTGAGAAGATATATGGGCCTGGAAACCAGTATGTCACTGCTGCAAAAATGATCCTGCAG AACAGCGAAGCGATGGTTTCAATTGACATGCCTGCTGGGCCTTCTGAAGTCCTTGTTATAGCTGACAAGCATTCCAGTCCCGTCCATGTGGCAGCAGATTTACTTTCACAG GCGGAGCATGGGCCAGATAGCCAAGTCGTACTGGTTATTGCTGGGGATGGTGTTGATCTAAATGCCATTCAAGAGGAAATCATGAAGCAATGTCAAGCACTTCCAAGGGGAGAATTTGCACTTAAGGCACTAAGCCACAGCTTCACTGTGTTAGCACGGGATATGCTGGAG GCAATTTCCTTCTCAAACATGTATGCACCTGAGCATCTGATAATCAATGTGGATGAAGCTGAGAAGTGGGAAAATTTGATTGAGAATGCAG GTTCTGTATTTATGGGAAAGTGGACACCTGAGAGTGTAGGAGATTACGCAAGTGGAACTAACCATGTTCTTCCAACTTATGGGTATGCACGGATGTATGGTGGGGTCTCTTTGGACTCTTTCTTGAAGTACATCACTGTGCAGTCTTTGACAGAAGAAGGGCTGAGGAATCTTGGTCCTTACGTAGAGAAAATGGCCGAAGTTGAGGGTCTGGATGCCCACAAGAGGGCTGTAACCCTCAGACTACAGGACATAGAAGCGAGACAAGTATCACACTCAAGGTGA
- the LOC107008976 gene encoding seipin-2: MEDTQPNKQANNGDLFDDAADEFPFDDCSDIFSDAETGGSEDDVNLNQSVENDNLPLSSLRHRRPFSFNDSGNESTNFRPFISSESYSNSRERSRKFMADKDKNGSSDNIESSNSMQLDLSTKSQKGICDEQNKEIPTGMNANSVIIDNSNEDSSLLKEDSVITHVNNDEIDNSEEVNSHLREIDDSSSNILFDLANLVIKSVGYQVNMLITIVSLMIKLFTFPVWIIYCSYMFVMDPFQIMRRVKLYVLHRFMRSFGFVFENTLKFVSRWLKEQSSVWRLGLQLGWGCLWSVYVCFVLVGLLVSAFIMGGILIRIMVEEPIRMNEPLNFDYTAKSPVAYVPIIRSPGVTCGVDSQVEVGMVDGVRVIPPNHKLQVTVSLMLPESDYNRNLGIFQVRVDFLTSNGKVLSSARRPCMLQFKSNPIRLFSTFLKAAPLVTGYTSESQKLKVDLKGFSEGFIPTACLRVIIEQRAEFHPGGGVPEIYTASLTLESELPFVKRMLWYWKTTLFVWVSMTLFTMEFLFALLCCKPLIIPSLRLRHHSNSRTGSPNNAPIGR; this comes from the exons ATGGAAGATACACAACCAAATAAGCAAGCCAACAACGGAGACTTATTTGATGATGCGGCGGACGAATTCCCCTTCGACGATTGCAGCGACATATTTTCCGACGCCGAAACCGGCGGATCGGAGGATGACGTAAACCTTAATCAATCCGTGGAAAATGACAATTTACCGTTGTCTTCTCTCCGGCACCGGCGACCTTTTTCTTTCAATGATTCTGGTAACGAGTCGACTAATTTTCGACCTTTCATAAGTTCCGAGAGTTATTCGAATTCGAGAGAGCGCTCAAGGAAATTTATGGCAGATAAGGATAAGAATGGAAGTTCGGACAATATAGAAAGTTCGAACTCAATGCAGCTTGACTTGAGCACAAAAAGTCAAAAAGGTATATGTGATGAACAAAATAAGGAGATTCCAACAGGTATGAATGCAAATAGTGTAATAATAGATAATTCGAATGAGGATTCTTCACTGCTGAAAGAGGATTCTGTAATTACTCATGTAAACAATGACGAAATCGATAATTCTGAGGAAGTTAATTCACATTTGAGAGAAATTGATGATTCAAGTTCgaatattttgtttgatttagcGAATTTAGTCATAAAATCTGTTGGATATCAAGTGAATATGTTGATAACTATTGTGAGTTTGATGATAAAGTTGTTTACATTTCCTGTATGGATAATATATTGCTCTTATATGTTTGTGATGGATCCATTTCAAATAATGAGGCGTGTGAAACTATATGTACTACACAGGTTTATGAGGAGTTTTGGGTTTGTGTTTGAGAATACGTTGAAATTTGTTTCTAGATGGTTGAAGGAGCAGAGTTCAGTATGGAGGTTGGGGCTACAACTTGGATGGGGATGTTTGTGGTCTGTGtatgtttgttttgttttggtTGGATTGCTGGTATCAGCTTTTATAATGGGTGGCATCTTGATAAGAATTATGGTGGAAGAGCCTATCAGGATGAACGAGcctttgaattttgattataCAGCAAAGAGCCCAGTTGCATATGTGCCGATAATAAGGAGTCCAGGTGTGACCTGTGGTGTAGATAGTCAAGTGGAGGTTGGAATGGTTGATGGGGTGCGAGTTATCCCACCTAATCATAAGTTGCAGGTTACTGTTTCACTAATGTTGCCCGAGTCAGATTACAACAGAAATTTGGGCATTTTTCAG GTTCGGGTTGATTTCCTCACTTCTAATGGTAAAGTGCTATCTAGCGCCAGGCGACCTTGTATGTTGCAATTCAAAAGCAATCCTATACGCcttttttctacttttcttAAAGCTGCCCCTCTTGTCACTGGATATACATCAGAATCCCAAAAGTTAAAGGTAGACTTAAAGGGCTTCTCTGAAGGTTTCATTCCAACTGCATGCTTGAGGGTGATCATTGAGCAACGAGCTGAATTCCACCCTGGAGGTGGAGTTCCCGAAATATATACTGCCTCTTTAACACTGGAGTCTGAACTTCCTTTTGTGAAAAGAATGCTATGGTATTGGAAGACAACATTATTTGTGTGGGTTAGCATGACATTGTTTACAATGGAATTCCTTTTCGCTCTTCTTTGCTGCAAACCTCTTATCATTCCAAGTTTACGATTGAGGCATCACTCGAACAGTCGTACAGGTTCACCGAACAATGCACCTATTGGAAGGTAG
- the LOC107010679 gene encoding aquaporin NIP1-1-like has protein sequence MSNLVFSMQLVAELLGTYLSMFAGFAAMVVNKKIMMVMIYTVGPVSGAHFNPAVTVAFASCKRVAWRHVPAYMLAQVVGATLATVTVRLMFKEEQLQFLRTIPAGSDLQSLGLEFLITSYLMFAVAGTAMDKRAVGELNGHVIGAVITINSILAGPISGGSIHPARSLGPAILSNCYKKQWIYILGPTAGATTGIWFYNAMKSVKSYNEVTKFLPFLRRLAQNKV, from the exons ATGAGTAATCTTGTGTTTTCAATGCAGTTAGTGGCAGAGCTTTTAGGCACCTACTTATCGATGTTTGCTGGTTTTGCTGCCATGGTGGTAAACAAAAAGATTATGATGGTTATGATCTACACTGTTGGGCCTGTTTCTGGTGCCCATTTTAACCCTGCTGTCACCGTTGCTTTTGCTTCATGTAAGAGGGTAGCATGGAGACAT GTGCCAGCATATATGTTAGCACAAGTCGTGGGAGCAACTCTAGCAACTGTCACAGTGAGATTAATGTTCAAGGAAGAGCAACTTCAGTTTCTGAGAACAATTCCAGCTGGCTCAGATTTGCAGTCTCTTGGATTAGAATTCTTGATCACTTCCTACCTCATGTTTGCTGTTGCAGGCACCGCAATGGATAAACGAGCT GTTGGAGAACTCAATGGACATGTTATTGGAGCTGTAATCACAATTAACTCTATCCTTGCTGG GCCTATTTCAGGGGGATCAATTCATCCAGCAAGAAGTTTGGGACCAGcaattttatcaaattgttaCAAGAAACAATGGATATACATTTTGGGTCCTACAGCAGGAGCTACAACTGGTATCTGGTTTTACAATGCCATGAAGTCTGTTAAGTCCTATAATGAAGTCACTAAGTTTCTTCCCTTTCTCCGAAGATTAGCCCAAAACAAAGTTTAA